In a genomic window of Homo sapiens chromosome Y genomic patch of type FIX, GRCh38.p14 PATCHES HG1532_PATCH:
- the LOC124905623 gene encoding testis-specific Y-encoded protein 1 isoform X2, giving the protein MRPEGSLTYRVPERLRQGFCGVGRAAQALVCASAKEGTAFRMEAVQEGAAGVESEQAALGEEAVLLLDDIMAEVEVVAEEEGLVERREEAQRAQQAVPGPGPMTPESAPEELLAVQVELEPVNAQARKAFSRQREKMERRRKPHLDRRGAVIQSVPGFWANVIANHPQMSALITDEDEDMLSYMVSLEVEEEKHPVHLCKIMLFFRSNPYFQNKVITKEYLVNITEYRASHSTPIEWYPDYEVEAYRRRHHNSSLNFFNWFSDHNFAGSNKIAESPDRSYVRTCGAIPCNTTRG; this is encoded by the exons ATGCGCCCTGAGGGCTCGCTGACCTACCGGGTGCCAGAGAGGCTGCGGCAGGGTTTCTGTGGCGTGGGTCGGGCAgcacaggccttggtgtgtgcgAGTGCCAAGGAGGGCACCGCCTTCAGGATGGAGGCTGTGCAGGAGGGGGCGGCCGGGGTGGAGAGTGAGCAGGCGGCTTTGGGGGAGGAGGCGGTGCTGCTGTTGGATGACATAATggcggaggtggaggtggtggcggAGGAGGAGGGCCTCGTGGAGCGGCGGGAGGAGGCCCAGCGGGCACAGCaggctgtgcctggccctgggcccaTGACCCCAGAGTCTGCACCGGAGGAGCTGCTGGCCGTTCAGGTGGAGCTGGAGCCGGTTAATGCCCAAGCCAGGAAGGCCTTTTCTCGGCAGCGGGAAAAGATGGAGCGGAGGCGCAAGCCCCACCTAGACCGCAGAGGCGCCGTCATCCAGAGCGTCCCTGGCTTCTGGGCCAATGTT ATTGCAAACCACCCCCAGATGTCAGCCCTGATCACTGACGAAGATGAAGACATGCTGAGCTACATGGTCAGCCTGGAG GTGGAAGAAGAGAAGCATCCTGTTCATCTCTGCAAGATCATGTTGTTCTTTCGGAGTAACCCCTACTTCCAGAATAAAGTGATTACCAAGGAATATCTGGTGAACATCACAG AATACAGGGCTTCTCATTCCACTCCAATTGAGTGGTATCCGGATTATGAAGTGGAGGCCTATCGCCGCAGACACCACAACAGCAGCCTTAACTTCTTCAACTGGTTCTCTGACCACAACTTCGCAGGATCTAACAAGATTGCTGAG TCCCCTGACAGATCCTATGTAAGGACCTGTGGCGCAATCCCCTGCAATACTACAAGAGGATGA
- the LOC124905623 gene encoding testis-specific Y-encoded protein 1 isoform X1: MRPEGSLTYRVPERLRQGFCGVGRAAQALVCASAKEGTAFRMEAVQEGAAGVESEQAALGEEAVLLLDDIMAEVEVVAEEEGLVERREEAQRAQQAVPGPGPMTPESAPEELLAVQVELEPVNAQARKAFSRQREKMERRRKPHLDRRGAVIQSVPGFWANVIANHPQMSALITDEDEDMLSYMVSLEVEEEKHPVHLCKIMLFFRSNPYFQNKVITKEYLVNITEYRASHSTPIEWYPDYEVEAYRRRHHNSSLNFFNWFSDHNFAGSNKIAEILCKDLWRNPLQYYKRMKPPEEGTETSGDSQLLS; this comes from the exons ATGCGCCCTGAGGGCTCGCTGACCTACCGGGTGCCAGAGAGGCTGCGGCAGGGTTTCTGTGGCGTGGGTCGGGCAgcacaggccttggtgtgtgcgAGTGCCAAGGAGGGCACCGCCTTCAGGATGGAGGCTGTGCAGGAGGGGGCGGCCGGGGTGGAGAGTGAGCAGGCGGCTTTGGGGGAGGAGGCGGTGCTGCTGTTGGATGACATAATggcggaggtggaggtggtggcggAGGAGGAGGGCCTCGTGGAGCGGCGGGAGGAGGCCCAGCGGGCACAGCaggctgtgcctggccctgggcccaTGACCCCAGAGTCTGCACCGGAGGAGCTGCTGGCCGTTCAGGTGGAGCTGGAGCCGGTTAATGCCCAAGCCAGGAAGGCCTTTTCTCGGCAGCGGGAAAAGATGGAGCGGAGGCGCAAGCCCCACCTAGACCGCAGAGGCGCCGTCATCCAGAGCGTCCCTGGCTTCTGGGCCAATGTT ATTGCAAACCACCCCCAGATGTCAGCCCTGATCACTGACGAAGATGAAGACATGCTGAGCTACATGGTCAGCCTGGAG GTGGAAGAAGAGAAGCATCCTGTTCATCTCTGCAAGATCATGTTGTTCTTTCGGAGTAACCCCTACTTCCAGAATAAAGTGATTACCAAGGAATATCTGGTGAACATCACAG AATACAGGGCTTCTCATTCCACTCCAATTGAGTGGTATCCGGATTATGAAGTGGAGGCCTATCGCCGCAGACACCACAACAGCAGCCTTAACTTCTTCAACTGGTTCTCTGACCACAACTTCGCAGGATCTAACAAGATTGCTGAG ATCCTATGTAAGGACCTGTGGCGCAATCCCCTGCAATACTACAAGAGGATGAAGCCACCTGAAGAGGGAACAGAGACGTCAG GGGACTCCCAGTTGTTGAGTTGA
- the LOC124905623 gene encoding testis-specific Y-encoded protein 1 isoform X3: MRPEGSLTYRVPERLRQGFCGVGRAAQALVCASAKEGTAFRMEAVQEGAAGVESEQAALGEEAVLLLDDIMAEVEVVAEEEGLVERREEAQRAQQAVPGPGPMTPESAPEELLAVQVELEPVNAQARKAFSRQREKMERRRKPHLDRRGAVIQSVPGFWANVIANHPQMSALITDEDEDMLSYMVSLEVEEEKHPVHLCKIMLFFRSNPYFQNKVITKEYLVNITGLLIPLQLSGIRIMKWRPIAADTTTAALTSSTGSLTTTSQDLTRLLRSYVRTCGAIPCNTTRG, translated from the exons ATGCGCCCTGAGGGCTCGCTGACCTACCGGGTGCCAGAGAGGCTGCGGCAGGGTTTCTGTGGCGTGGGTCGGGCAgcacaggccttggtgtgtgcgAGTGCCAAGGAGGGCACCGCCTTCAGGATGGAGGCTGTGCAGGAGGGGGCGGCCGGGGTGGAGAGTGAGCAGGCGGCTTTGGGGGAGGAGGCGGTGCTGCTGTTGGATGACATAATggcggaggtggaggtggtggcggAGGAGGAGGGCCTCGTGGAGCGGCGGGAGGAGGCCCAGCGGGCACAGCaggctgtgcctggccctgggcccaTGACCCCAGAGTCTGCACCGGAGGAGCTGCTGGCCGTTCAGGTGGAGCTGGAGCCGGTTAATGCCCAAGCCAGGAAGGCCTTTTCTCGGCAGCGGGAAAAGATGGAGCGGAGGCGCAAGCCCCACCTAGACCGCAGAGGCGCCGTCATCCAGAGCGTCCCTGGCTTCTGGGCCAATGTT ATTGCAAACCACCCCCAGATGTCAGCCCTGATCACTGACGAAGATGAAGACATGCTGAGCTACATGGTCAGCCTGGAG GTGGAAGAAGAGAAGCATCCTGTTCATCTCTGCAAGATCATGTTGTTCTTTCGGAGTAACCCCTACTTCCAGAATAAAGTGATTACCAAGGAATATCTGGTGAACATCACAG GGCTTCTCATTCCACTCCAATTGAGTGGTATCCGGATTATGAAGTGGAGGCCTATCGCCGCAGACACCACAACAGCAGCCTTAACTTCTTCAACTGGTTCTCTGACCACAACTTCGCAGGATCTAACAAGATTGCTGAG ATCCTATGTAAGGACCTGTGGCGCAATCCCCTGCAATACTACAAGAGGATGA
- the TSPY1 gene encoding testis-specific Y-encoded protein 1 isoform 3 (isoform 3 is encoded by transcript variant 3; The RefSeq protein has 1 substitution compared to this genomic sequence): protein MRPEGSLTYRVPERLRQGFCGVGRAAQALVELEPVNAQARKAFSRQREKMERRRKPHLDRRGAVIQSVPGFWANVIANHPQMSALITDEDEDMLSYMVSLEVGEEKHPVHLCKIMLFFRSNPYFQNKVITKEYLVNITEYRASHSTPIEWYPDYEVEAYRRRHHNSSLNFFNWFSDHNFAGSNKIAEILCKDLWRNPLQYYKRMKPPEEGTETSGDSQLLS, encoded by the exons ATGCGCCCTGAGGGCTCGCTGACCTACCGGGTGCCAGAGAGGCTGCGGCAGGGTTTCTGTGGCGTGGGTCGGGCAgcacaggccttg GTGGAGCTGGAGCCGGTTAATGCCCAAGCCAGGAAGGCCTTTTCTCGGCAGCGGGAAAAGATGGAGCGGAGGCGCAAGCCCCAGCTAGACCGCAGAGGCGCCGTCATCCAGAGCGTCCCTGGCTTCTGGGCCAATGTT ATTGCAAACCACCCCCAGATGTCAGCCCTGATCACTGACGAAGATGAAGACATGCTGAGCTACATGGTCAGCCTGGAG GTGGGAGAAGAGAAGCATCCTGTTCATCTCTGCAAGATCATGTTGTTCTTTCGGAGTAACCCCTACTTCCAGAATAAAGTGATTACCAAGGAATATCTGGTGAACATCACAG AATACAGGGCTTCTCATTCCACTCCAATTGAGTGGTATCCGGATTATGAAGTGGAGGCCTATCGCCGCAGACACCACAACAGCAGCCTTAACTTCTTCAACTGGTTCTCTGACCACAACTTCGCAGGATCTAACAAGATTGCTGAG ATCCTATGTAAGGACCTGTGGCGCAATCCCCTGCAATACTACAAGAGGATGAAGCCACCTGAAGAGGGAACAGAGACGTCAG GGGACTCCCAGTTGTTGAGTTGA
- the TSPY1 gene encoding testis-specific Y-encoded protein 1 isoform X2 — protein MRPEGSLTYRVPERLRQGFCGVGRAAQALVCASAKEGTAFRMEAVQEGAAGVESEQAALGEEAVLLLDDIMAEVEVVAEVEVVAEEEGLVERREEAQRAQQAVPGPGPMTPESALEELLAVQVELEPVNAQARKAFSRQREKMERRRKPQLDRRGAVIQSVPGFWANVIANHPQMSALITDEDEDMLSYMVSLEVGEEKHPVHLCKIMLFFRSNPYFQNKVITKEYLVNITEYRASHSTPIEWYPDYEVEAYRRRHHNSSLNFFNWFSDHNFAGSNKIAEILCKDLWRNPLQYYKRMKPPEEGTETSGDSQLLS, from the exons ATGCGCCCTGAGGGCTCGCTGACCTACCGGGTGCCAGAGAGGCTGCGGCAGGGTTTCTGTGGCGTGGGTCGGGCAgcacaggccttggtgtgtgcgAGTGCCAAGGAGGGCACCGCCTTCAGGATGGAGGCTGTACAGGAGGGGGCGGCCGGGGTGGAGAGTGAGCAGGCGGCTTTGGGGGAGGAGGCGGTGCTGCTGTTGGATGACATAATggcggaggtggaggtggtggcggaggtggaggtggtggcggAGGAGGAGGGCCTCGTGGAGCGGCGGGAGGAGGCCCAGCGGGCACAGCaggctgtgcctggccctgggcccaTGACCCCAGAGTCTGCACTGGAGGAGCTGCTGGCCGTTCAGGTGGAGCTGGAGCCGGTTAATGCCCAAGCCAGGAAGGCCTTTTCTCGGCAGCGGGAAAAGATGGAGCGGAGGCGCAAGCCCCAGCTAGACCGCAGAGGCGCCGTCATCCAGAGCGTCCCTGGCTTCTGGGCCAATGTT ATTGCAAACCACCCCCAGATGTCAGCCCTGATCACTGACGAAGATGAAGACATGCTGAGCTACATGGTCAGCCTGGAG GTGGGAGAAGAGAAGCATCCTGTTCATCTCTGCAAGATCATGTTGTTCTTTCGGAGTAACCCCTACTTCCAGAATAAAGTGATTACCAAGGAATATCTGGTGAACATCACAG AATACAGGGCTTCTCATTCCACTCCAATTGAGTGGTATCCGGATTATGAAGTGGAGGCCTATCGCCGCAGACACCACAACAGCAGCCTTAACTTCTTCAACTGGTTCTCTGACCACAACTTCGCAGGATCTAACAAGATTGCTGAG ATCCTATGTAAGGACCTGTGGCGCAATCCCCTGCAATACTACAAGAGGATGAAGCCACCTGAAGAGGGAACAGAGACGTCAG GGGACTCCCAGTTGTTGAGTTGA